In Stutzerimonas stutzeri, a genomic segment contains:
- the ligD gene encoding non-homologous end-joining DNA ligase: MSAKSGKGGRPDVGGIGISNPQRVIDARSGGTKLQLAEYYLSVGDWLTPHLSNRPLSIVRAPDGVDGESFFQRHCGRLKMPHMRVLDKSLDPEHARLIQADNITAVVEAVQMGTVEFHTWNARSDRIDRPDRIVFDLDPDPALPWSNMIEATLMTLELLAGLGLKAFLKTSGGRGMHVVVPIDRRQGWDCINEFARGVTARLALQAPEKIAAKMGPKNRVGKIFVDYLRNQRGASTVAAYSVRARPGLPVSVPIRREELEQITGANQWTIHNLYERLEQMREDPWTEYSSTRQTISARLLKALNADT; encoded by the coding sequence ATGTCTGCAAAGTCCGGCAAGGGCGGCCGCCCCGACGTGGGCGGCATTGGTATCAGCAATCCGCAGCGGGTCATCGATGCGCGAAGCGGCGGCACCAAGCTGCAGTTGGCTGAGTACTACCTGTCGGTGGGCGACTGGCTGACGCCGCATCTGAGCAACCGGCCGCTGTCCATCGTCCGCGCACCGGATGGGGTGGACGGTGAAAGTTTTTTTCAACGCCATTGCGGACGTCTGAAGATGCCGCACATGCGCGTCCTGGACAAATCACTGGACCCTGAACATGCGCGTCTGATCCAGGCGGACAACATCACCGCTGTGGTCGAGGCGGTGCAGATGGGCACCGTCGAATTCCACACCTGGAACGCCCGTAGCGATCGTATTGATCGCCCGGACCGGATCGTTTTCGATCTCGATCCGGACCCCGCACTGCCTTGGTCGAACATGATCGAAGCGACATTGATGACCCTGGAGCTGCTCGCCGGGCTGGGCCTCAAGGCGTTTCTCAAGACCAGCGGTGGGCGTGGTATGCACGTGGTGGTGCCGATCGACCGTCGTCAGGGCTGGGACTGCATCAACGAATTTGCACGCGGCGTGACGGCGCGCCTCGCCTTGCAGGCGCCCGAAAAGATCGCGGCGAAGATGGGGCCGAAGAATCGCGTCGGCAAAATCTTCGTCGATTACCTGCGCAATCAGCGCGGCGCCAGCACCGTGGCGGCGTACTCGGTTCGCGCGCGACCGGGGCTGCCGGTTTCCGTGCCTATCAGGCGCGAAGAGCTGGAGCAGATCACCGGGGCAAACCAATGGACCATTCACAACCTGTATGAGCGCCTGGAGCAGATGCGAGAGGATCCCTGGACCGAATATTCGTCGACGCGCCAGACGATTTCGGCGCGCCTGCTCAAAGCACTCAACGCCGACACCTGA
- a CDS encoding Ku protein has product MPRTIWKGAVSFGLVHIPVALVPATTRQGIDFDWLDKRSMDRVGYKRINKTTGEDIDSENIVKGVEYEKGHYVVISDDEIKSAHPKATQTVDIVAFVDAKDISFLYIDTPYYLTPDRRGEKVYALLRETLLQTGKVGIANVVLRNKQHLAVVMPLGKALVMNTLRWADEVRGVEYLEMKDEALNADLNPRELDMAKRLVEDMTEEWNPEQYKDTFQDQIMDLVETKAREGKLEAVGGPEEAVDRRSADVIDLTELLKRSLAGKTAKKAAPAAEVDDEEEADEEPAAPAKRTTSKSTPSKAKTTSKSTASKSSGAKAPAARKSTASKSNSKKAS; this is encoded by the coding sequence AAGGGATCGATTTCGATTGGCTGGACAAACGCAGCATGGACCGGGTCGGCTACAAGCGCATCAACAAGACCACCGGCGAAGACATCGACAGCGAAAACATCGTCAAGGGCGTGGAATACGAGAAGGGTCACTATGTCGTGATCAGCGACGACGAGATCAAGTCAGCGCATCCAAAAGCGACGCAGACCGTGGATATCGTCGCCTTCGTCGACGCCAAGGACATTTCGTTTCTTTATATCGACACGCCTTATTACCTGACGCCCGACCGCCGCGGCGAGAAAGTCTACGCGCTGCTGCGCGAGACGCTGCTCCAGACCGGCAAGGTCGGCATTGCTAACGTGGTGCTGCGCAACAAGCAGCACCTGGCGGTAGTGATGCCTTTGGGCAAGGCTTTGGTGATGAATACGCTGCGCTGGGCCGATGAGGTGCGCGGCGTCGAGTACCTCGAGATGAAGGACGAGGCGCTCAATGCCGACCTCAACCCGCGCGAGCTGGACATGGCCAAGCGACTGGTCGAAGACATGACCGAAGAATGGAATCCCGAACAATACAAAGATACCTTCCAGGACCAGATCATGGATCTGGTCGAGACCAAGGCTCGCGAAGGCAAGCTCGAGGCCGTCGGCGGGCCGGAAGAGGCGGTCGATCGCCGCAGCGCCGATGTCATCGACCTCACCGAACTGCTCAAGCGCAGCCTGGCGGGCAAGACCGCCAAGAAAGCCGCGCCTGCGGCTGAGGTCGATGACGAGGAGGAAGCCGACGAAGAACCGGCCGCACCGGCTAAACGCACAACGAGTAAAAGCACCCCCAGCAAGGCCAAGACCACGAGCAAGTCGACCGCAAGCAAATCCTCCGGCGCCAAGGCCCCGGCTGCACGTAAGAGCACGGCCAGCAAGTCCAACAGCAAGAAGGCCAGCTGA